The genomic segment TTTTGCAATGTTTTTTTCCCCTTCTGTCTTGTCGCTTTACGTTTATAGCAAGAAACAATGGCCAAGTTGCTTTGCCAACTTGTCCACCTTATAAACTTCCTTGTAcaaatttatataatttgaaataaattgatgttccatatatatttgaataggGTATAAGGAgagtaaattcaaaaattttttttaaggagaattgcaattgaattataaaattttaagggtaaaaatCTAGCTCGGCATCATTTTTACCTCTAAAAACTTTTCACATATAAAAGAGAAAAGTACCTAATATAAAATACATGACACTCACATCTAAATCCTAATAACATCGTAGGATTAGTGAAAAAATTGCAATTAAGGGTTAGTTACTGATTGCTTTTGAAAAATGCCGtaaaaagtttggtttaagatttaagtgtttaatattgcTATAAAAAAACACTGTTgttaagaaataaaatgttcattttagagaTATGTTGTGAAGCAAAAATATGCCtttcaataatatttaaattcgttaatattattatattttaataagaatataaaaaattattgtaactcattattaatattttgatatttaaatattttaaagtaattaatattttttaaaagttgtaaGTAATTAATATCAATTAGttgtataatttaaatttgaatattaatctATATTTTAAATCTAAGTATATATTGTTACTAGTTTTCTTTACCTTTGCAATGCAAAAGGTTGGCtgtaacatttaataattttttaaaagttttcataaaACTTGTAGTGTTTCATTAATAATTAATGTACacgaaattaaaacataataatatataaatattataatatgaaattcttaAATTCTTTCTATATTCTTAGATTGTTCAATAAAGAATTTCTGCTACAAATTCTTTCTCaatttagtataataataaatttagtcctccAATATTTACAAGATCTATCAACTTGgtcctaattataaaaaaaatcaacaaatttatctTCAATTTCAAGGTAGCTttgattcttaaaaattcaaaaaaaaattatacattcatttttcataaaaattataaaaatatttataaataaatgaaggaataatatttggtacactgtCAATGAAGTTTTTAAACTCTGTAAATAAGGTGGAGGAGTTGATAAGTGTCTTATAGGagtatgataaaatattaaaaataaatatttaaaagaaaagagaaatgtaACAAATTTTTAAgaccaaataaaaaaatacactactaatatatcaaatattaaccCATAAATGGATATATCTTTCTCTCATTTTCTAagatgatatttatttattaaaataataattttataaataaaataatttaaagaagaaAACCATAAAAACCTAAGTAAATTCATTTTTTCCGTTTTCTTTAACATTAACAATCATCATATTTCAAGTTAAATGAAAAACTATGTAGGGTCTAAAAGAGTAAAAATCGAGGTGAAGTGTTAtaaataattaacatttataGAGATGGTTGCTTCGTACATCAATGCAAGAGCAGGGTGGAGGTGAATGAGACAATCATCCCCCGCTCATTGCTATCTTTAATTCACTTTTCTCAAGGGCTAAGTACAGCAGTCGCGAATGATACCCCAAACTTTTTCATGCATATTTGGCACCAATATACAATATCATGACTGCATTACCCTTAACGCACCCCttcccttttctctttttctctctcatGGCTGATTATGatctgttttattattttaagaacTATTATATATCTCAGAAAGCAGAAAAAAAAGCTACCTTTTATTGCCTGATTTGAAGAGATTAGCTAAATGCAGTCAGCAGATATGAATCTATCCATTAATGGCCAGTCTCAGGTTCCTCCTGGTTTTAGATTTCATCCCACTGAAGAAGAACTTCTTCACTATTACCTCGGAAAGAAAGTAGCTTCTCAAAAGATAGATCTTGATGTTATACCAGAAGTTGATCTTAACAAACTTGAGCCTTGGGATATACAAGGTACGCCCCCAAATCAAACGCACCcttctacttcttcttcttcttcttcttttctatttTAAGTATAGGATTTTGATGCATTTCCTCTGTTTTTTTGTGGGTGGGTGTGTTACATGCAGAGAAGTGTAAAGTAGGTTCCAGTTCCAGCCCACAGAATGGTTGGTACTTCTTCAGCCACAAGGACAAGAAATACCCAACGGGGACCCGAACGAATCGTGCCACGGCTTCCGGATTTTGGAAAGCCACTGGTCGCGATAAGATTATCTATTGTGGGTTTAGAAGAATTGGGTTGAGGAAGACGTTGGTGTTTTATAAGGGACGAGCGCCTCATGGTAAGAAATCCGATTGGATTATGCATGAATATAGGCTCGATAATGACTCTAATGTAAGCAGTCCTCTACCATttcctctctctttctctctctatgTTCATGCATGCATGTAATATTGTAGTATCAATCTTACATAGGTCCAGAGTTTCAAAACCATTGGAGATTCTATGGCCGAAGATGGTTGGGTGGTTTGCCGTGTATTTAGAAAGAAGAATTATCAGAAAACCCTAGAGGATCCGAAAAGCTCATCTTCTTACACTTCACCGGATCCAGAGGCGCCGATGGTTTTCTCCGGTAACGAGGAGGTTCTAGATCAAGTTCTTCAGTATATGGGAAAGACTTGCAAAATGGAGAATGATTTATTTACCAGCACGAACAATCCGAGAAGTTTTGAAGAAAACAAACATGAAATGTTTATGCATATGCCCAGACTGGAAAGCCCAACTCTCCCTCCGCTTCCCATTCATAGTCCACTCTTGGATCAAGAAACAAGCTTCAAGCCGTGTTACCAATCCATCGACGATACCCTGATCACTGTAACCCAACCATCTTCGATCAACCAAGGGGATAGTGGTGCTTATGATCATCATCAGACGGATTCAGTGATTGATGATAATAATGGATCCAAAAACATTTGGGTTAATGACTGGGTCACACTGGACCGATTTGTGGCATCTCAGTTAAATGGTCAAGTAGAGACAAGCAAGCAACAATCATATTTGAGTGACCCTAGTGTGGCTTTCAGTCTTTGTCACCATGATGATATTCAATTATCGAACATACGCTTGCAGAGATCAAATCAAAACTCTCAGGTTTATGGCGACGAGATTGATCTATGGAGATTGACGAAGTCATCATCACCGTCGTCATCATCAGGCCCCTTCTACCAGTGTCGGTATAATTGAAGTACGTATCATCAAGATCATACAAAGAAGCCTACTCATTTGTCAAAGTCTCTGAGGTATATGTggaaatatatatgcatatatatgcgGATATATACGTACGTGTAAAAATGTGAATGCAAATGCATACGTATTTGCATAAATAAGGGTGAAATATGAGAGATGGGATGGCATTGTCAAAGTTTACTAAATAACGATGTGATCGATCTAATTTCCCCTCATTTATCTCTCCAGACAAGGTTATTATGGAGTTTAATAGTGTTTTAATCTCGTTGAGGAGATTTTGGGAATGTTACATAAAATGATTGCAATGAGGCAATCatgacatttttttttcaaaattcaggattgcatttataataatttatctaTAATAACTTTGGAACTTGTTAATTTGTACACTTTTATTCTCCTTCATTTTAGTCTTCTATCATGAGTATATTTTTACATCACAAAATGATaggttaaaaataaatttattaatgtaataattatacatatattaattattagAAGAATTCTCAAGAATTCAAGCTGAAGAAAAGGAGAAATTTTTAGCTTCTCATCTGGAGAGAAGTCCTTTTCTAacggtgaattttttttttttgaagaaaaggaGTCTGTTTTTTCTTCCTTTTAAGGGAAAAGGACTTTTTTCCCTAAAAGTGCTTCTAAAACGGGCAGAAGAACGGGGCCTTAATTCAGTGACCCAATCAAAGATATATAACTATAAACAATTATACTCAAATCTATATTTAAAACACTTGATTAAAGTTGTAAGAAGTATTAGACCAAAGGTTAGTGATCCTCAAATTCTTCTGTTTGTAATCCGTTCTAAGGAGGCTTGAGGTCTTACCCTAATTTCTTAACAATCTTTAAGGAGAAGAAAAGAAGCTTGACAAATTTTAATCATAGGTTAGTGCTGACTTCGGAATCAGGAACCAAAAACACAAATGATCACATCACATTCAAAAAGTGGTCAGCCATATATATATGTCGTTTTGCAAAttactaagaaaaataaaataaatgaatgaatgtaGCCTATCAAGATTAGGAGGGAGAAAGGTGACCCTGCTAGGGCCGATACAAAATTATGCTTTACCTCTTTTGTCTTGTGCTAAAacagttattttagtttttatacttaaaATTGTTAGGGTTGGTTCTTAATTATTGGACTAATGGCTTTACTTTTTTCTTCATAATTCTcaaaattataccaaattaatGTTTGGGTGGTATATTATATATTGGATTATAAAAAATTGAGTCCTAAATAGATCAAATCATGAGTTGGAAGAGACAATCTTGCAAAGGCTTTAACCCCCTTTATTCATAAAACAAAATTGCATTTACATCCCTCTTCTAAaagttaataattcaatttagtctttttttaataCACAAGCTGCAACatatagaaaatatttaattttatttccatcCCCTAACTTCATTCCTACATATTAGCTTAAATTTCAGATCCATAActgttaggatcgacccgattaagcaacaagtaacaaaaaaataccggaataaattgagaaattaaacacacaaatttaacgtaaaAAACTTCTCCAAAGTGGATAagaaaccacgggcaaagataattttattataatggcaaaagaatgaagagtacaaaagatggagataaaaactaaaccccgaaaaccagaaaacaaagaaccttcaaaacgtaaacacaaaattctctaaatgtatgttatgagttctaatatctaatgggtgtatcttctaaggttgtaaaagagcctatttataggctaaattcatatctaaactaatcagtgtttacTGAAATAAACAAACAgggtttaactaaaagattatttttcaaatttgactaaaaataagaGTCATAGTTAATAGTATTTCAGTCCTAAAATCATTAACAATGCTGATAAGTTGTATGCAAcgcaacaacaacaaaaaaaaatattgggaATAAAATGCCAAATttgtttatcattatttttaattaatttccctAACACTTGGAAAGATTAGTGTTGTATTTTTTAAATCCAAATTGGAAACGATGAAAGTGGGGTCCTTGTCAGAGTTAATTATAGTCTCTTTTTATCGTCTtcgaaaggaaaagaaaacagaAGAAAATCATTTATGTTCCAAGACTTTTAAGCTGTCGTCAGGCTATTATTCCCATTCTGCTCCAAAAATTCAATAGAATAATTATACAAGAACTACAAATTTTAACTGAATTCTTAAAATTAAGTGAATTGATCAAAATCGgttgaaaaattaattatatgtatattttcttttttcaaaacttTGCTTGTAATTAGATTAGAggtttaacttttttaattttatattaaagtgCTAAATTCTACTATGAAAGTTGTGAATTTAAtccatgtactttaatttgatcgtttttagttcttgtactttttacaattttagTTCTCATCAAACTATAATTGTTGAATTCATTAAGTTTtgctatttctaaaatttgatgcggcaaacatatatcatatttgtAATACCATATCAGtttgttatttttacatattactcaCTCAAAATCCAATAAATGGATTAACGACTGTCATTTGCTTCAGACtaaaaaatcataattcaaaaagtatagggacttagaatgatccaattaaaaagtatagggactaaatctatGATTCTATGTATGGTAAAATACTAGTAATTGAATTCAATTGAAAGGATTTAACTGCTATGTTtgggtcaagactaaaattttaaaatttgaaaaatatatggactaaaattgaccaatttaaAAAGTACAggaactaaaattaatcaaattaaaactaTAGGAACTAATTCAACAACCATCACAAAGTATAAAGATTAATACAAAATTTAACCTATTcgttaactttttttatttaataactatgtttaacatatatttcatattaatCAATTGAGTCTTAACCTAGTTGGCACCATTGTTATTACAATAACAGGAAGGATGTGAGTTCAAAAGTGTGTATGTGCATTTTTCTTTCGATTTATGGATTGggaagagataatagataaaagTAGTCAcactaacattaaaaataaaagtcatCAAATCTCTTTTTTAAGTGGTTAATAGATTGAATCGAAAATAAGAAACAAGAACAATTTTATTCATAGTTtctcaaaatgaaataaaaattattaactttcttattaatatattattaaaagtaaaatttgaaataatagtattttaacttatttaagcATCTATCTAGAAACTTCAACTACTTCTCTATTCAATGTTAAAGGGATTTGATTTCATAATTAGAATCAGAGTAAGAAAAACATGAAACATGGGATAAAATGGAGAAGGGGACCAAACCATAATTTTAGGGTTTACCGACAAACCTGACCTTGACCTCTCATCCA from the Gossypium hirsutum isolate 1008001.06 chromosome D09, Gossypium_hirsutum_v2.1, whole genome shotgun sequence genome contains:
- the LOC107890809 gene encoding NAC domain-containing protein 43: MQSADMNLSINGQSQVPPGFRFHPTEEELLHYYLGKKVASQKIDLDVIPEVDLNKLEPWDIQEKCKVGSSSSPQNGWYFFSHKDKKYPTGTRTNRATASGFWKATGRDKIIYCGFRRIGLRKTLVFYKGRAPHGKKSDWIMHEYRLDNDSNVQSFKTIGDSMAEDGWVVCRVFRKKNYQKTLEDPKSSSSYTSPDPEAPMVFSGNEEVLDQVLQYMGKTCKMENDLFTSTNNPRSFEENKHEMFMHMPRLESPTLPPLPIHSPLLDQETSFKPCYQSIDDTLITVTQPSSINQGDSGAYDHHQTDSVIDDNNGSKNIWVNDWVTLDRFVASQLNGQVETSKQQSYLSDPSVAFSLCHHDDIQLSNIRLQRSNQNSQVYGDEIDLWRLTKSSSPSSSSGPFYQCRYN